From the genome of Biomphalaria glabrata chromosome 1, xgBioGlab47.1, whole genome shotgun sequence, one region includes:
- the LOC106050641 gene encoding uncharacterized protein LOC106050641 — MALEKTNNAKTPFNINSPVNKYDLLTLEQHKHGLTEEHILLAFQAFDELIPYLGVFTQIFQKLRADFIAAVYSDELTGTTDSSKEYVQRKPFFLLVKQDQDQKIELIEELKEQLEKVKKSLFEKHNHLSEALEELSKKDNEISDLILLQTKLKEKIEEQQNEMNKMESQMEEIKSSASFTEHQLACDISDLRDELEDAKNEIKELSVFKKSYDDIYFAFMDKSMDDDEIKQKKQSVVSTKRANLENELESAQRLEEQILLIMNTMIEDYEKHVDAHRFIVMEKCSSHAETDAEQDLRELELDEANEELRHVQLTFQNSVANLLTELGLLEQHTGMLNEHLQMLEELKPTLIKKKQEMDQKWKGDSVLSAGLEVDDSLESHFDPFIAQEQIFSKYSAMLYTSNNQGKTFEELKDAKYCASCGEKTLICPHKLTGPEKIFILPHHCSHIKITRPRVRINKQATKNNEKLDQQWELFQYKNSITKSHTESSTSNTDISRESSLLGMTDTHIIHTTQKLWEDYNKRTTSERKIPRFLTLEQTQAIIEQFLGYLIWTDEFLTEVDVDESILDLMYRYMHFQYMVADVANMAAHDFLSAITQYSGVDKTIQLLGHVLIGNLDASCLRYVLLICDFITAVDWKEVEDFRAFATAIYPFLNEDDFENLQMSYTSYSENKISQYHVASFLINLIIKHREPRFRDMEIKLVQYQGQENGHLTEVEFKEATENLVPLCNEQIRNRLFIQSLKSSQLELSKKAVPIMKLAHIAAFLTLEQISNVIRENVLLKLKERRAHLKPLAIDAKEQRASNEGDYNGSKLVTMTYMRQLAANINRQFKQEEDSIYS; from the exons atgGCGTTAGAAAAAACGAACAATGCAAAGACACCTTTTAATATAAATTCACCAG tTAACAAGTATGATCTCCTTACCTTGGAGCAGCATAAGCATGGCTTGACTGAAGAGCACATCCTTCTAGCCTTTCAAGCATTTGATGAACTCATTCCATATCTTGGTGTatttacacaaatatttcaGAAATTACGAGCAGATTTTATTG CTGCAGTGTATAGTGATGAATTAACAGGCACCACAGACAGCTCCAAAGAATATGTTCAAAGAAAGCCATTTTTTCTTCTGGTTAAGCAAGACCAAGATCAAAAAATTGAATTGATAGAGGAACTGAAAGAacaattagaaaaagtgaaaaaaag tttgtttgaGAAACACAACCATCTCAGTGAAGCTCTTGAAGAGTTATCCAAAAAGGACAATGAAATCAGTGACCTTATATTACtacagacaaaattaaaagaaaaaattgaagaacaacaaaatgaaatgaataa gATGGAAAGCCAAATGGAAGAAATCAAATCAAGTGCTAGTTTTACTGAACACCAACTTGCTTGTGATATTTCTGACCTCAGG GATGAATTAGAAGATgctaaaaatgaaatcaaagaaTTGTCTGTTTTCAAAAAAAGTTATGATGATATATATTTTG caTTCATGGATAAATCAATGGATGATGATGAAATTAAGCAGAAGAAACAGTCTGTTGTATCCACAAAAAGA GCTAACTTGGAAAATGAACTGGAGTCTGCACAAAGACTAGAAGAACAAATCTTATTGATAATGAACACAATGATAGAAG ATTATGAAAAGCATGTTGATGCTCACAGGTTTATTGTGATGGAGAAATGTAGCAGTCATGCAGAGACAGACGCTGAGCAAGACTTAAGAGAGTTGGAGCTTGATGAAGCAAATGAAgag CTCAGACATGTACAGCTGACATTTCAGAACAGTGTTGCAAACTTGCTGACAGAACTTGGTCTGCTTGAGCAACATACTGGAATGTTGAATGAACATTTGCAAATGCTTGAGGAGCTGAAACCAACATTAAT aaaaaagaaacaggAGATGGATCAGAAATGGAAGg GAGATTCAGTTCTTTCAGCTGGTTTAGAAGTAGATGACTCTTTAGAGTCACACTTTGATCCATTCATAGCACAGGAGCAAATATTTAGCAAATATTCAGCCATGTTGTACACATCTAATAACCAAGGCAAAACATTTGAAGAGTTGAAAGATGCCAAGTATTGTGCAAGCtgtggggaaaaa acatTGATCTGTCCACACAAATTGACTGGCCCTGAAAAAATCTTTATTCTACCTCACCACTGTTCacatataaaaataacaagACCAAGAGTGAGAATAAATAAACA aGCTACAAAGAATAATGAAAAGCTTGATCAACAATGGGAACTATTTCAATACAAAAATTCTATCACTAAGTCCCACACTGAGTCATCAACTTCTAATACTGATATATCCAGGGAGAGCTCACTATTGGGAATGACAGATACTCATATA ATACACACAACCCAAAAGCTTTGGGAAGATTATAACAAGAGAACTACAAGTGAAAGGAAAATACCCAGATTTCTCACATTA gaACAAACACAGGCCATTATTGAACAATTCTTGGGCTATCTTATTTGGACGGATGAATTTCTTACAGAAGTTGATGTTGATGAATCTATTTtg GACCTAATGTACAGATACATGCACTTTCAATACATGGTTGCTGATGTAGCTAATATGGCAGCccatgattttctctctgctaTAACTCAATACAGTGGAGTTGATAAG ACGATTCAACTTCTTGGGCATGTCTTGATTGGTAACTTGGATGCCTCATGTCTACGTTACGTACTTCTCATTTGTGATTTTATCACAGCAGTCGACTGGAAAGAAGTTGAAGATTTTAGAGCCTTTGCTACAGCCATCTACCCATttcttaat gaAGATGACTTTGAAAACTTACAAATGAGTTACACTTCTTACAGTGAGAACAAGATATCTCAATACCACGTGGCATCATTTCTAATAAACCTCATCATTAAGCACAGAGAGCCCAGATTTCGTGAT atGGAAATCAAACTGGTGCAGTATCAGGGACAAGAAAATGGGCATCTCACTGAAGTGGAATTCAAAGAAGCTACAGAGAACCTTGTTCCATTATGCAATGAACAGATACGAAACAGGCTGTTTATCCAGTCATTGAAGAGTTCTCAGCTTGAGCTGTCAAAAAAAGCTGTACCAATAATGAAACTAGCtc ATATTGCTGCATTTTTAACTCTTGAACAAATCAGCAATGTGATTAGAGAGAATGTTCTATTGAAATTGAAGGAAAGGAGAGCGCATCTTAAGCCTCTGGCTATTG ATGCTAAAGAACAGAGGGCCTCCAATGAAGGTGACTACAATGGCAGTAAGCTAGTGACCATGACCTATATGAGACAGCTTGCAGCCAACATTaacag acAGTTCAAACAGGAGGAAGACAGCATATATTCTTGA
- the LOC106050642 gene encoding programmed cell death protein 4-like, whose product MAAEMEVGQDSLQDGVDMANGIDDDPSEGIDGLGELSKELSSRPIRKAKRQLGRLSPGKEVGPEGAAALVKKALPLTKNSRKSRDGRGRGLPKKGGAGGKGVWGKPGEEANEDGHCQDSHDPNYDSESEEEYLIEEIDPEVTLEELEKVLEPAILEYYESNNTTEFMSSVVDLNIGSKRPKLVEYIISKAIDHKPAQCEMTSVLLSDLYGRVLQHEHIIEGFNDLLGKLSDLVIDAPHAPEVVGKFMARAVADDCLPPKYIQSHKGKVECKNSQDALLKADTLLTQKHGIVRLDNIWGTGGGIRPVKYLIKQMVMLLQEYLSSGDINEATRCLTELDVPHFHHELVYEATNLVLEKSTDRAAEMMAKLLKSLSVAVIITPDQLIQGFRRIFENMADICLDVPNAYALLDKFATICHREGIISNEILNDVPQRGRKRFVSEGDGGKVKDS is encoded by the exons ATGGCTGCAGAAATGGAAGTGGGACAGGATTCTCTTCAAGATGGCGTGGACATGGCTAATGGTATCGATGATGACCCTTCTGAAGGCATAGATGGTCTAGGCGAGCTATCTAAAGAATTGTCTTCGAGACCAATAAGAAAAGCAAAGCGTCAGTTAGGAAGACTCAGTCCTGGTAAAGAAGTTGGACCCGAAGGTGCAGCTGCATTAGTTAAAAAAGCATTGCCACTTACTAAAAATAGTCGCAAATCTCGTGACGGAAGAGGCCGAGGTCTCCCGAAGAaag gGGGTGCTGGAGGCAAAGGTGTTTGGGGAAAGCCAGGTGAGGAAGCTAATGAAGATGGTCATTGCCAAGACTCACATGATCCAAATTATGATTCTGAAAGTGAG GAAGAATATCTTATCGAAGAGATTGATCCAGAGGTGACATTGGAGGAGCTGGAGAAAGTTTTAGAGCCAgcaatattagaatattatgAAAGTAATAACACAACTGAATTCATG AGCTCAGTGGTTGACTTAAATATTGGTTCCAAACGCCCCAAACTGGTAGAGTACATCATTAGCAAGGCAATAGATCACAAACCTGCTCAATGTGAGATGACCTCTGTTCTGCTCTCAGATCTCTATGGCCGTGTCCTCCAACATGAGCACATTATTGAAGGCTTTAATGATCTCTTGGGAAAGCTGTCTGACCTTGTTATAGATGCTCCACATGCTCCTGAG GTTGTTGGAAAGTTTATGGCTAGAGCAGTAGCTGATGATTGTTTGCCACCCAAGTATATTCAGTCTCATAAAGGCAAAGTGGAATGTAAAAATAGTCA GGATGCATTATTGAAAGCTGATACATTATTGACACAAAAGCATGGTATTGTCAGACTTGATAACATCTGGGGAACTGGTGGCGGAATTAGGCCAGTAAAATACTTGATAAAGCAA atGGTGATGCTGTTACAAGAGTATCTGTCCTCTGGAGATATTAATGAAGCCACAAGATGTTTGACAGAGTTGGATGTCCCTCACTTTCACCATGAGTTGGTTTATGAA GCTACCAATTTAGTGCTTGAAAAATCAACTGATAGGGCAGCTGAAATGATGGCCAAACTTCTGAAATCACTTTCTGTTGCTGTTATCATCACTCCAGACCAGTTAATCCAG GGATTCCGACGCATTTTTGAAAACATGGCAGACATTTGCCTGGATGTGCCCAATGCTTATGCACTGCTTGACAAATTTGCTACAATTTGTCATAGAGAAGGAATTATTAGCAATGAAATTTTAAATGATGTTCCTCAAAG AGGTCGCAAGCGCTTTGTGTCTGAGGGTGATGGTGGAAAAGTGAAAGACTCATGA